One segment of Ricinus communis isolate WT05 ecotype wild-type chromosome 8, ASM1957865v1, whole genome shotgun sequence DNA contains the following:
- the LOC8280309 gene encoding extensin produces MKVNIVIVILLSLLLITQSLSEATKAFDNNGKEEEEEKRRSSNRTSRRSRGNVRSRSGSGSGSRSRSRSRSRSRGRSGSRSRSSTCDPFFQYLFDICGQWPFPTYPSPDNPFNPTPRPSPPPRRRPPPSPPPIVPSPPPIPLVPSPPPPIVQPSPPPIIPSPPPLVTSPPPVTVPSPPPPVIVPSPPPPCPPPPSPPPPSPPPPSPPPPPLVPSPPPPLFPSTPEIPPPIIFPAPPLVPSPPPPEIIPWLSPPDGYLPAPTLVPIFTPPTQPDDPPDQFIPAPPFVPIFFPPTEPDPAPGDQFTPAPPLVPIFYPPPQQDLPPADEFTPAPPLVPIFDPPPQQDLPPADEFTPTPFLPPVVSSPPPVQDLPPLFPINLSPPPDDQPPQFPFLPPEQPPFTFTPPVVSTPTVPDLFLPPPLVPEVPDNPQEPLPFSYAPPAADPVFNEPGQPLTPSLPFAPPLKD; encoded by the exons atgaaggtGAATATAGTAATTGTCATTCTTTTGTCACTCCTTTTGATAACACAGTCTCTAAGTGAAGCCACAAAAGCTTTCGACAACAatggtaaagaagaagaagaagaaaagcgAAGAAGCAGCAATAGAACAAGCAGAAGAAGCAGAGGCAATGTTAGAAGCAGAA GTGGTAGCGGAAGCGGAAGCAGGAGCAGAAGCAGAAGCAGAAGCAGAAGCAGAGGCAGGAGTGGCAGCCGAAGTAGATCATCTACGTGCGATCCATTTTTCCAATATCTATTTGATATTTGCGGCCAATGGCCTTTCCCTACTTATCCTTCACCGGACAATCCTTTTAATCCTACTCCAAGACCCTCCCCTCCTCCCCGGCGAAGGCCTCCACCCTCACCACCACCTATTGTGCCTTCACCTCCTCCAATCCCACTTGTCCCGTCTCCACCACCACCAATAGTACAACCATCTCCACCTCCTATAATTCCATCACCGCCACCTCTAGTTACATCTCCACCACCAGTTACAGTTCCATCACCACCGCCACCAGTAATAGTTCCATCACCACCACCTCCTTGTCCACCACCACCATCTCCACCACCGCCATCTCCACCACCTCCatctccaccaccaccaccattaGTTCCATCTCCACCGCCTCCATTGTTTCCATCAACTCCTGAAATACCACCACCAATAATATTCCCAGCTCCACCACTAGTTCCTTCACCACCACCACCTGAAATAATTCCATGGCTATCACCTCCAGATGGGTACCTTCCAGCACCAACACTAGTCCCCATATTCACTCCACCAACACAACCAGATGATCCACCAGATCAGTTTATACCGGCACCGCCATTCGTGCCAATCTTTTTTCCACCAACTGAACCAGACCCGGCACCAGGTGATCAGTTTACACCTGCACCACCCTTAGTCCCCATTTTTTATCCACCACCGCAGCAAGATTTGCCACCAGCAGATGAGTTTACACCTGCACCACCACTAGTTCCCATATTTGATCCACCACCACAACAAGATTTGCCTCCTGCAGATGAGTTTACACCGACACCATTTCTACCACCAGTGGTATCATCACCACCACCAGTTCAAGATTTGCCACCATTGTTTCCCATTAATCTTTCTCCACCACCTGATGATCAGCCTCCCCAGTTTCCATTCTTACCACCAGAACAGCCACCATTTACATTCACTCCGCCTGTCGTATCAACCCCAACTGTTCCTGATCTTTTTCTACCACCTCCTTTGGTGCCTGAAGTTCCTGATAATCCACAAGAACCATTACCATTTTCATATGCTCCACCAGCAGCTGATCCTGTGTTTAACGAGCCAGGGCAGCCATTGACACCATCACTTCCTTTCGCGCCTCCATTAAAGGACTGA